The nucleotide window tttccagGCCTGGGAAAGTTTTGGAAAGGATCAAATCTGAAATTTTCAAAAGAAATGGAAATTAATTTAATAACTTATGTTAGCCATTTATTTAGGCATAGTttgttatatttttattaatCACATACAAATCACATATCAACCAGGATCAGAATGCTTTAATGCCGTGTAACCGCATCACTGCACGTTGCACTGTGGAGTGGCCGctcaaggggagagagacagtagcATGTTGCAGCAGCAGGTTGGCCTATAGAATATGAGAGAACGACTAACTAggtagccaattcaaaacatatatTGTAACTGGCTAGTTATCAATTTAGCTTTAGATAACTAGCATGAATAAATGCTATCTGGTAACTTtttagctgttagcattattCATGCTAGTTTTCTATCTGGTTAACTGTTTAGCTGTTAGCATTTATTCATGCTAGTTACTGTtttagctgttagcattattCATGCTAGTTATCTATCTGTTAACTGTTTAGCTTGTTAGCATTTTTCATGCTAGTTAACTTGTTTGGTGTTAGATTATTCATGCTAGTTAACTGTTTAGCTGTTGATTTATTCATGCTAGTTATCTATCTGGTTAACTGTTTTAGCTGTTAGCATTTATTCATGCTAGTTAACTGTTTAGCTGTTAGCATTTATTCATGCTAGTTATCTATCTGTAACTGTCTTTAGCTGTTAGCATTTATTCATGCTAGTTAACTGTTTAGCTGTTAGCATTTATTCATGTATTATCTATCTGGTTAACTGTTTAGCTGTTAGATTTATTCATGCTAGTTAACTGTTAGGTGTTAGCATTTATTCATGCTAGTTAACTGTTTACCTGTTAGCATTTATTCATGGTTTCGTCATGTCCAAAAACTTTCACCGACACTTGCGAGTTAAGGCCATGCAAAGTTTATAAACTTTTTTTGACATTATCTtaaacagttttttgttgttgttgtagcaaACAAATGATTCACTTCGCCATTGTATTAGTTTaggattctggtgaatcgatcaTGTGAATCAAAATAATCCATTTGTGAATCACGAGGAAAAACCTGCCGTAATGATCTATTATCTAATTCTTCAATCTCAATAAATGTTATTCATCTTATATATTCTGTATGTATTTCTTCCTCCAATATGATAATGAGTGGTGTCAAGccaatgtctgtctgtgtgtggtattaACACACATTGGTTGATCAATGTCACAGGCTTTGCTCGATTGCTTGCTTTTGCACAATAGTAGAGTttgtggtttgccttcaaaataaaaagtCCACATTTTGAAACTGAAGCAAACAGATTCATATCGTGGAATCAAACCATATTTGGACTAGATCATGTTTGGAATGTTGTATAAATACAACAAAGACAATCATTTGTtaatttaccccccccccaaaaaattaattTCAGTTTTGAAatcgcactgtggatgtattagacttcatAGAACATTGTACAGCCTTGCCTATGGATCTGAGGTCCATGAAATGTTCACAACTGAGTTGATTTCCCAtagtcaaagtcctgcaataagagatACGAGGCTAATAGTTGTGTAAACTATacatagttgtgttctgtggttgtcactgagtaggctgatacctatGGATCTTAGGTCCATTAAATGtttagagtttacacaaatattagcatcgtagctcttattgcatTACTTTGACTATGGGAAATCACTTCCCAattccataggtaaggctgtacatggCTATATGAATGTCCAATATGCACAATGGACTGACTGGGGAGGTTGTGTTCTGTGGTTGTCACTGCGTAGGCTGATACTCCatttcattgatccacaatcccaTAGTCAAGGCTGTGCAGTGAAATATAAGAATGCCCACAATGCAATTCTAAAACTGACGGCCTTGCTGAGGAGATTGTGTTCTGTTCTCATGTCTGACGGCCTTGCTGAGGAGATTGTGTTCCGTTCTCATGCCTGGCGGCCTTGGTGAGGAGATTGTGGTCCGTTCTCATGTCTGACGGCCTTGGTGAGGAGATTGTGGTCCGTTCTCATGTCTGATGACCTTGGTGAGGAGATTGTGTTCCGTTCTCATGCCTGACGGCCTTGGTGAGGAGATTGTGTTCTGTTCTCATGCCTGACGGCCTTGGTGAGGTGATTGTGGTCCGTTCTCATGTCTGATGACCTTGGTGAGGAGATTGTGGTCCGTTCTCATGCCTGATGACCTTGGTGAGGAGATAGTGCTGTTTCACACAATCTCCTCCCCACCAGATGGTCACATGACAACAGAGGTCAAGTTAAATGACCTGAAGGATCTCGCCACTGTCTCCTCCTTTATCGGTGATCTAGATTGCCATTCAGATCAACCTCCCCTTTccccagattattattattattacattacctTTCANATGGCCAAACCAGCGAGACCACACCACTGCTCccattgtggaaagagttttattaATTTAAGGAGCCTAAAAGTTCATGAAAgagtacacacaggagaaaagcctttccactgctcacagtgtggaaagagttttactcagttagGGAATCTGAAAatgcatgagagaatacacacaggagagaagcctttccactgctccctgtgtggaaagagttttacccagttAGTTGCCGTGAAAAcacatgagaggacacacacaggagagaagcatTTCCACTGCAccctgtgtggaaagagttttacccggATAGGGTCCCTGAAAACACATGagcgaatacacacaggagagaagccttttcactgctccctgtgtggaaagagttttacccagttaggggccctgaaaacacatgagagaacacacactggagagaagaatTTCCACTGCTCCCTGTGTAgaaagagttttacccagttAGGGGCCCTGAAAAAACACGAGAGGACACATACAAGAGAgaagcatttccactgctccctgTGTGAAAAGACTTTTACCCAGTTAGGGTCCATGAAAAcgcatgagaggacacacactggagagaagctaTATCACTGCTCCCAGTGTCAAAATTCTTTTTCCACATTAAGGGACCTGAAATCACATGAAAGAATCCACTTAGTAGAGAAGCAGAGGCCGTTTCaatgctctcagtgtggaaagagattCATCCAGTCATCACATCTGAAAGatcacacgacaacacacacaggaga belongs to Salvelinus sp. IW2-2015 unplaced genomic scaffold, ASM291031v2 Un_scaffold4255, whole genome shotgun sequence and includes:
- the LOC112077079 gene encoding zinc finger protein 658B-like translates to MAKPARPHHCSHCGKSFINLRSLKVHERVHTGEKPFHCSQCGKSFTQLGNLKMHERIHTGEKHFHCSLCGKSFTQLVAVKTHERIHTGEKPFHCSLCGKSFTQLGALKTHERTHTGEKNFHCSLCRKSFTQLGALKKHERTHTREKHFHCSLCEKTFTQLGSMKTHERTHTGEKLYHCSQCQNTFSTLRDLKSHERTHLVERPHHCSHCGKSFINLRSLKVHERVHTGEKPFHCSQCGKSFTQLGNLKMHERIHTGEKPFHCSLCGKSFTQLVAVKTHERTHTGEKHFHCTLCGKSFTRIGSLKTHERIHTGEKPFHCSLCGKSFTQLGALKTHERTHTGEKNFHCSLCRKSFTQLGALKKHERTHTREKHFHCSLCEKTFTQLGSMKTHERTHTGEKLYHCSQCQNSFSTLRDLKSHERIHLVEKQRPFQCSQCGKRFIQSSHLKDHTTTHTGEKPFQCSQCEKGFTRLSTLKTHKSTHRTSAFPMLPV